A single Sporosarcina sp. FSL W8-0480 DNA region contains:
- the recA gene encoding recombinase RecA: MSDRKAALEQALKQIEKQFGKGSVMKLGEKTDREISTSSSGSLALDAALGVGGYPRGRIIEIYGPESSGKTTVALHAIAEVQATGGQAAFIDAEHALDPVYAQKLGVNIDELLLSQPDTGEQALEIAEALVRSGAVDILVIDSVAALVPKAEIEGEMGDAHVGLQARLMSQALRKLSGAINKSKTIAVFINQIREKVGVMFGNPEVTPGGRALKFYSSVRLEVRRGEAIKQGNDIMGNKTRIRVVKNKVAPPFRTAEVDIMYGEGISREGEIVDLGAELEIVQKSGAWYSYEGERLGQGRENAKTFLKENPDIRAEIANKIRGSYGLAAANYVIAGHNEDEDEELELFLEDEK; the protein is encoded by the coding sequence TTGAGCGATCGTAAAGCAGCTTTGGAGCAAGCGTTAAAACAAATTGAAAAACAATTTGGTAAAGGCTCTGTCATGAAGTTAGGAGAAAAGACGGACCGGGAAATCTCCACATCCTCATCCGGATCACTTGCGCTTGACGCGGCATTAGGAGTAGGGGGATATCCACGAGGCCGTATTATCGAAATCTACGGACCAGAAAGCTCGGGTAAAACGACTGTAGCACTTCACGCTATTGCAGAAGTTCAAGCCACAGGTGGACAAGCAGCGTTTATTGATGCTGAGCATGCATTAGATCCAGTGTACGCACAAAAATTAGGCGTTAATATCGACGAATTGCTATTATCCCAGCCCGATACAGGTGAACAGGCATTAGAAATTGCAGAAGCTCTTGTAAGAAGTGGAGCTGTCGATATATTAGTCATCGACTCAGTTGCGGCGTTAGTACCTAAAGCTGAAATCGAAGGTGAGATGGGTGACGCGCATGTTGGTCTTCAAGCGCGATTAATGTCACAAGCACTTCGTAAACTGTCGGGTGCAATTAACAAATCGAAAACAATTGCAGTCTTCATTAACCAAATCCGTGAAAAAGTTGGAGTTATGTTTGGTAACCCTGAAGTGACTCCAGGTGGACGTGCGTTGAAATTCTATTCATCTGTTCGTCTTGAAGTTCGACGCGGAGAAGCGATTAAGCAAGGAAACGATATTATGGGGAATAAAACCCGTATCCGTGTTGTTAAGAACAAGGTGGCTCCACCATTCAGAACTGCTGAAGTGGATATTATGTACGGAGAAGGTATCTCGAGAGAAGGGGAAATTGTCGACCTTGGTGCTGAGCTGGAAATCGTACAAAAAAGTGGTGCATGGTACTCCTATGAAGGAGAACGCCTTGGACAAGGTCGCGAGAACGCTAAAACATTCTTGAAAGAGAACCCTGATATCCGTGCTGAAATTGCCAATAAGATTCGTGGTTCATACGGATTGGCAGCTGCTAATTATGTCATTGCAGGTCATAATGAAGATGAAGATGAAGAACTTGAATTATTCCTTGAAGATGAAAAATAA
- the rny gene encoding ribonuclease Y: MPDIIINIISALVGLFVGAVVIYLVIKKVNESRVTGAKNSAEQIIEDANREAEALKKEALLEAKDENHKLRIEAESEIRERRAELQKQENRLLQREENLDRKDDALNKREAGLERKEDALSSRQQHIEQMERKAEDLVAVQQTELERISALTRDEAKRIILDDVEKELSTDIAVMTKESEQRAKEESEKKAREILSLALQRFAADHVAETTVSVVNLPNDEMKGRIIGREGRNIRTLETLTGIDLIIDDTPEAVILSGFDPVRRETARLALEKLVQDGRIHPARIEEMVDKSRREVDELIREKGEQTTFDVGVHNLHPDLIKILGRLHFRTSYGQNVLKHSVEVAYLAGLLAAEVGEDVTLARRAGLLHDIGKAIDHEVEGSHVQIGVELATKYKEHPVVINSIASHHGDEEATSVIAVLVAAADALSAARPGARSETLENYIRRLQKLEEISESYDGVEKSFAIQAGREVRIIVRPDQIDDITAHRLARDIRKRIEEELDYPGHIKVTVIRETRAVEYAK, translated from the coding sequence ATGCCAGACATCATTATAAACATCATCTCCGCTTTGGTAGGTCTATTCGTCGGTGCAGTTGTTATCTATTTAGTTATCAAAAAGGTGAATGAATCAAGAGTGACGGGTGCCAAAAACTCTGCGGAACAAATCATCGAAGATGCAAATCGTGAAGCGGAGGCTTTGAAAAAAGAGGCACTTTTAGAAGCCAAAGATGAAAATCACAAACTGAGAATTGAAGCGGAATCAGAAATCCGTGAAAGAAGAGCGGAATTGCAAAAGCAGGAAAACCGCCTTTTACAACGGGAAGAAAATCTTGACCGCAAGGATGATGCTCTCAATAAAAGAGAAGCGGGACTGGAGCGTAAAGAAGACGCGCTTTCCAGTAGACAACAGCATATTGAACAAATGGAACGCAAGGCGGAAGATCTTGTTGCCGTCCAACAGACGGAACTTGAAAGAATCTCTGCACTCACAAGGGATGAAGCAAAACGAATTATCCTTGATGATGTTGAGAAGGAACTTTCCACGGATATTGCTGTAATGACGAAAGAATCGGAGCAGCGTGCTAAAGAGGAATCAGAAAAGAAAGCACGTGAAATCCTTTCTCTTGCATTACAACGTTTCGCCGCAGATCATGTCGCAGAAACGACTGTTTCTGTAGTGAACTTGCCGAACGATGAAATGAAAGGACGAATCATCGGAAGGGAAGGTCGCAATATCAGAACTCTGGAAACATTGACTGGTATCGATCTGATTATCGATGACACACCTGAAGCAGTCATCCTATCAGGATTCGATCCTGTCCGCCGTGAAACCGCGCGACTTGCACTTGAAAAACTTGTACAAGACGGCAGGATTCATCCAGCCCGAATTGAAGAGATGGTCGATAAGTCAAGACGTGAAGTGGATGAATTGATCCGCGAAAAAGGTGAACAAACCACTTTTGACGTAGGTGTCCATAACCTTCACCCGGATCTTATCAAAATCCTTGGACGTTTGCATTTCCGTACAAGCTATGGCCAAAATGTCTTGAAGCACTCTGTAGAGGTTGCTTATCTTGCAGGACTCTTAGCCGCAGAAGTTGGCGAAGATGTTACGCTTGCAAGACGTGCAGGACTTCTTCACGATATTGGTAAAGCAATTGACCATGAAGTTGAAGGAAGCCACGTCCAAATCGGGGTAGAGTTAGCTACAAAGTACAAAGAACATCCTGTTGTTATCAACAGTATTGCTTCCCATCATGGTGATGAAGAGGCTACTTCGGTAATTGCAGTATTGGTTGCTGCAGCTGATGCATTATCTGCTGCCAGACCGGGTGCAAGAAGTGAAACTCTCGAAAACTACATTCGGAGACTTCAAAAACTTGAAGAAATCTCGGAATCATATGATGGCGTCGAGAAATCATTCGCAATTCAAGCAGGACGCGAAGTCCGTATTATTGTACGTCCGGATCAAATCGATGATATAACAGCCCATCGATTGGCAAGGGATATACGTAAAAGAATTGAAGAAGAGCTCGATTATCCAGGTCATATCAAAGTGACTGTGATTCGAGAGACACGTGCTGTCGAATATGCAAAATGA
- a CDS encoding TIGR00282 family metallophosphoesterase encodes MKVVFIGDIVGSLGRDMVFTYISRLKRKYGADVIIANGENAASGRGITKAIFDDLLRSGVDVITMGNHTWDQKEIYDFIDDTDYLIRPANFSDEAPGKGMTTITKNGVTLSVINLHGRTFLPPHLDPFEKAEQLIEEASKISPLIFVDFHAEATSEKIAMGWHLDGKASVVVGTHTHVQTADERILPGGTAYLTDAGMTGPYDEILGMKKEDVIYRFKTNLPVRFEVPKKGRSQLNGLFVELDDKTGKAVSVERIMINDDHVFQA; translated from the coding sequence ATGAAAGTAGTATTTATAGGCGATATTGTTGGATCACTTGGCAGGGATATGGTGTTTACTTATATCTCACGTTTAAAAAGGAAATATGGGGCGGACGTAATCATCGCCAATGGAGAAAATGCTGCATCGGGAAGAGGAATTACAAAAGCTATTTTCGACGATCTTCTACGTTCGGGTGTTGATGTGATAACAATGGGAAATCACACATGGGATCAGAAAGAGATCTATGATTTCATCGATGATACCGATTATTTAATACGTCCAGCGAATTTTTCGGATGAGGCACCCGGCAAGGGAATGACCACTATTACGAAAAACGGTGTGACGCTTTCAGTAATTAATTTACATGGACGCACATTTTTACCGCCGCATTTGGATCCATTTGAAAAAGCGGAGCAGTTAATAGAAGAAGCATCTAAAATCTCTCCATTGATCTTCGTCGATTTCCATGCCGAAGCAACAAGTGAAAAAATTGCAATGGGATGGCATCTTGATGGGAAAGCCTCTGTTGTCGTTGGAACCCATACACATGTTCAAACAGCCGACGAGCGCATACTCCCAGGCGGAACAGCTTATTTAACAGACGCAGGAATGACAGGCCCTTATGATGAAATATTGGGGATGAAAAAAGAAGATGTCATCTACCGATTTAAAACAAATCTCCCCGTCCGGTTTGAAGTTCCTAAAAAAGGTCGTAGTCAACTGAATGGTCTTTTCGTAGAATTAGATGACAAAACTGGAAAAGCAGTATCGGTTGAGAGAATCATGATCAACGACGATCATGTATTCCAAGCATGA
- a CDS encoding stage V sporulation protein S, producing the protein MSPLKVSSRSNPNSVAGALVAVIRDQGYAEMQAVGAGALNQAIKAVAIARGFVAPSGSDLVCAPAFTDIEINGEGRTALKLLVEKRKRQ; encoded by the coding sequence GTGAGTCCATTGAAAGTATCATCCCGCTCTAATCCGAATTCTGTCGCAGGAGCACTTGTAGCGGTCATCAGAGATCAAGGGTATGCGGAAATGCAGGCTGTAGGTGCAGGTGCCTTGAATCAGGCGATTAAAGCAGTTGCAATTGCTCGTGGTTTTGTCGCACCAAGCGGAAGCGATCTTGTATGTGCACCGGCATTTACTGATATTGAAATTAATGGCGAGGGACGAACAGCTTTGAAACTGCTCGTTGAAAAACGAAAACGACAATGA
- the miaB gene encoding tRNA (N6-isopentenyl adenosine(37)-C2)-methylthiotransferase MiaB, with protein MNEEQRLQSGLVKSTATAEKDYSKYFETVYTPPSLKDAKKRGKEEIAYHDDFKIEDRFLGMGKGRKFYIRTYGCQMNEHDTEVMAGIFTSLGYESTNTVEDADVVLLNTCAIRENAENKVFGELGHLKPLKLERPDMLIGVCGCMSQEESVVNKILQTYDQVDMIFGTHNIHRLPNILHEAYMSKEMVVEVWSKEGDIIENLPKVRHGNIKAWVNIMYGCDKFCTYCIVPYTRGKERSRRPEDIIQEVRQLAAHGYKEIMLLGQNVNAYGKDFEDLNYRLGDLMDDLRKIDIPRIRFTTSHPRDFDDHLIEVLAKGGNLLDHIHLPVQSGSSAILKIMARKYSREQYLELVGKIKKAIPNVTLTTDIIVGFPNETDEQFEETLSLYKEVGFEMAYTYIYSPREGTPAAKMVDNIPMEVKKERLQRLNKLVNEMSAEAMKPYAGKVVKVLVEGESKRNPEVLAGYTEKNKLVNFRAPRSVIGKIVNVKITEAKTWSLDGEYIGVQEEDKVMS; from the coding sequence ATGAATGAAGAGCAACGCCTGCAATCGGGGCTTGTGAAATCGACCGCAACTGCGGAAAAAGACTATAGTAAATATTTTGAGACCGTCTATACACCACCTTCCTTGAAAGACGCCAAGAAACGTGGGAAGGAAGAAATCGCTTATCACGATGATTTCAAAATTGAAGATCGTTTTTTAGGCATGGGAAAAGGTCGGAAGTTTTATATCCGTACATATGGCTGTCAGATGAATGAGCATGATACAGAAGTGATGGCCGGTATTTTCACAAGTTTAGGGTATGAATCTACAAATACAGTTGAAGACGCAGATGTCGTACTCCTGAATACATGTGCGATTCGGGAAAATGCGGAAAACAAAGTATTTGGCGAGTTGGGTCATTTAAAGCCATTAAAACTCGAACGCCCGGACATGCTTATCGGTGTTTGTGGATGTATGTCTCAGGAAGAGTCGGTCGTCAATAAAATCCTTCAAACCTACGATCAAGTCGATATGATTTTCGGTACACATAATATCCATAGACTACCGAATATCCTTCATGAAGCATATATGTCTAAAGAGATGGTAGTCGAGGTTTGGTCAAAAGAAGGGGACATTATTGAAAACCTTCCAAAAGTACGCCACGGCAATATCAAAGCATGGGTAAACATTATGTATGGATGTGATAAGTTCTGTACATACTGCATCGTCCCTTACACAAGAGGGAAAGAACGAAGCAGACGTCCAGAAGACATCATTCAAGAAGTTAGACAGCTTGCTGCACATGGATACAAGGAAATTATGCTTTTAGGTCAAAACGTTAACGCTTACGGAAAAGACTTCGAGGATTTGAACTATCGTCTCGGAGACTTAATGGATGATCTTCGCAAGATAGACATCCCAAGAATCCGTTTTACAACGAGCCATCCGCGAGATTTTGATGATCATTTAATCGAAGTGCTTGCAAAAGGCGGAAACTTGCTTGATCATATCCATCTACCTGTCCAATCAGGTTCTAGTGCTATATTGAAAATCATGGCCCGTAAATATTCAAGGGAGCAATACTTGGAACTTGTAGGGAAGATTAAAAAAGCCATTCCGAATGTGACATTAACAACTGATATTATTGTCGGTTTCCCTAACGAAACAGACGAGCAATTCGAGGAAACACTTTCTTTATACAAAGAAGTTGGATTTGAAATGGCTTATACGTATATTTATTCACCGCGGGAAGGAACTCCGGCTGCCAAAATGGTGGATAATATTCCGATGGAAGTGAAGAAGGAAAGGCTCCAACGTCTGAATAAATTGGTGAATGAAATGTCGGCAGAAGCAATGAAACCGTATGCTGGTAAAGTGGTTAAAGTACTTGTTGAAGGTGAAAGTAAAAGGAACCCTGAAGTTCTTGCGGGTTACACCGAAAAGAATAAACTTGTAAATTTCAGAGCTCCACGTTCTGTTATTGGTAAAATTGTCAATGTTAAAATTACAGAGGCCAAAACATGGTCACTCGACGGCGAATATATCGGCGTTCAAGAAGAGGATAAGGTGATGTCATAA
- a CDS encoding RicAFT regulatory complex protein RicA family protein, translating to MEKLYTKEEIIEKAREIAHMIANTEQVEFFKRAEEQINENQKIREKIASLRSLQTQAVNFQMYEKARALEIIEGKIEKIQEEIDEVPIVQEFKQSQVEVNDLLQLVSNTIANSVTDEIIESTGGDVRGGKTGSYVENTKRKPLS from the coding sequence ATGGAAAAATTATATACAAAAGAAGAAATCATTGAAAAAGCACGTGAAATTGCCCATATGATTGCTAATACAGAGCAAGTTGAATTTTTTAAACGTGCTGAAGAACAAATCAATGAAAACCAAAAGATTCGTGAGAAAATTGCAAGCCTAAGATCTTTACAAACACAAGCTGTAAACTTCCAAATGTACGAAAAAGCACGTGCTCTTGAAATTATCGAAGGGAAAATCGAAAAGATTCAAGAGGAGATTGACGAAGTGCCGATTGTTCAGGAATTTAAACAATCCCAAGTTGAAGTGAATGACCTTCTTCAATTGGTCTCAAACACGATTGCAAATAGCGTTACAGATGAAATCATAGAATCCACAGGCGGCGATGTCCGTGGCGGTAAAACTGGATCATACGTTGAAAACACAAAAAGAAAACCACTATCATAA
- the cotE gene encoding outer spore coat protein CotE codes for MTKTVIAKGRKRTESTVTLRPPNNPSSILGCWVINHTHQAKKVGKYIEVTGKFDVNVWYSHHDHSKTSVYSETVPYKDRIRLHYRDEPVSGQEDIIVNVVQHPNCTEALISEEGEKFLIKVERELVAEVIGETKVAITIHPHQFEEEWAISDESSSHDGHDHKPSFKAEGKHQEDRGKDSRPF; via the coding sequence GTGACGAAGACTGTTATTGCGAAAGGGAGAAAGCGCACGGAATCGACTGTAACACTTAGGCCACCGAATAATCCATCCAGTATTTTAGGCTGTTGGGTAATTAACCACACACATCAAGCGAAAAAAGTTGGCAAATACATCGAAGTTACAGGTAAATTTGATGTTAACGTCTGGTATTCGCATCATGACCACTCAAAGACTTCCGTCTATTCCGAAACCGTACCGTATAAGGATCGTATTAGGCTCCATTACCGTGATGAGCCAGTATCCGGGCAGGAAGATATTATTGTCAACGTCGTCCAACATCCTAATTGCACCGAAGCACTTATCTCTGAAGAGGGCGAAAAGTTCCTTATTAAAGTAGAAAGGGAATTGGTAGCAGAAGTCATTGGAGAAACAAAAGTGGCTATTACAATCCATCCTCATCAATTTGAGGAGGAGTGGGCAATCTCCGATGAGTCATCTTCCCACGATGGGCATGATCACAAACCAAGTTTCAAAGCGGAAGGTAAGCATCAGGAAGATAGAGGAAAAGATTCTCGACCATTCTAA
- the mutS gene encoding DNA mismatch repair protein MutS — protein sequence MTTYTPMIQQYLQVKSEYEDAFLFFRLGDFYEMFFNDAIEASNILEITLTSRDGGSADRIPMCGIPYHSAEGYIETLVQKGHKVAICEQTEDPRAAKGIVKREVVKVITPGTITEGKTIDANANHFIGAADQLEDGRYALAYVDLATGEGKVEFVSGDERTLISEIEALGMKEIVVRERLHITLNEDMAKRDIVLSMENGDEEENPILTQSEIPLKMMEACVILLSYLKRTQKSSLDHLQPFEYIQKTDKLSIDANSMRNLELIKSIRNGSKEGTLFWLLDETSTAMGARKLRIWIHQPLADKSAIEDRLELVTDLIDDYFLRDELKSSLKEVYDLERLSGRISMGSASGRDLAQLRNSLRCIPNLKNALSQSGHERLQRFSERLDTCEVALKLLEASVSENPPLSVKEGGIIKDGFNEKLDQYRDASRNGKEWLAGLERDERERTGIKSLKIGYNRIFGYYIEITKSNIHLADLTRYERKQTLANAERYITPELKEKEELILNAEAEGQDLEYTLFCNVRDELKSHIRRVQQLATVLSELDVLLSFATVSEKYRYTRPQFHNGRAMEIKNGRHPVVEKMMDQSLYVPNSCVLAEDANMLLITGPNMSGKSTFMRQVALTVIMAQIGCYVPCEFAKLPVTDQIFTRIGAADDLASGQSTFMMEMMESRYAIANATEKSLLLFDEIGRGTSTYDGMSLAQAMMEFIHDEIGANTLFSTHYHELTKLDENLSRLVNVHVAAMEREGRVVFLHKVMAGAADKSYGIHVAQLAGLPDSIVIRAKELLDNFESEQTKLTNETSATQLSFFDLPDETEPISENDKSVLEALEHTDLLNLTPMQAMHLIMDWQKELKKI from the coding sequence ATGACAACATATACACCGATGATACAACAATACCTACAAGTGAAATCCGAATACGAAGACGCCTTTCTATTTTTCCGCCTCGGTGACTTCTACGAGATGTTTTTCAACGACGCAATCGAAGCATCCAATATTCTCGAAATCACACTAACAAGCAGAGACGGAGGCAGCGCAGATAGAATACCAATGTGTGGTATTCCATATCACTCCGCAGAAGGATATATCGAAACACTTGTGCAAAAAGGCCATAAAGTTGCAATCTGCGAACAAACAGAAGACCCAAGAGCCGCTAAAGGAATTGTAAAGCGTGAAGTCGTAAAAGTGATAACTCCAGGTACAATCACCGAAGGTAAAACAATTGATGCGAATGCAAACCACTTCATAGGAGCTGCAGACCAACTGGAAGATGGTCGGTATGCCCTTGCTTATGTCGACCTTGCAACAGGAGAAGGAAAAGTGGAATTTGTTTCAGGTGATGAAAGAACCTTAATTAGTGAAATCGAAGCGTTAGGCATGAAGGAAATCGTTGTCCGTGAACGTCTGCATATTACATTAAATGAAGACATGGCAAAAAGGGACATCGTACTTTCAATGGAAAACGGAGATGAAGAAGAAAACCCAATTCTTACTCAGTCCGAAATTCCTTTGAAGATGATGGAAGCTTGCGTTATTCTCCTATCTTATTTAAAACGCACACAAAAATCGAGCCTCGATCATTTACAACCATTCGAATACATACAAAAGACAGACAAACTTTCTATCGACGCCAACTCGATGCGGAATCTGGAACTAATAAAGTCTATACGAAATGGAAGTAAAGAAGGAACGCTTTTCTGGTTGTTGGACGAAACCTCCACAGCTATGGGCGCAAGGAAGTTAAGAATATGGATTCATCAGCCACTTGCAGACAAGTCCGCAATCGAAGACAGGTTAGAGCTTGTAACCGATTTGATAGATGATTATTTTCTACGAGATGAATTGAAGTCTTCTTTGAAAGAAGTTTATGATCTTGAACGGCTCTCAGGTAGGATTTCGATGGGCAGCGCAAGCGGAAGAGACTTGGCCCAGCTAAGGAATTCACTTAGATGCATTCCTAATTTGAAAAACGCATTATCCCAATCCGGCCACGAACGTCTGCAACGTTTCTCTGAAAGACTTGATACATGTGAAGTAGCACTGAAACTATTGGAAGCATCCGTCTCCGAAAACCCACCCCTATCGGTTAAAGAAGGCGGCATCATAAAAGACGGCTTTAATGAAAAATTAGATCAATACCGTGATGCCTCAAGAAACGGCAAGGAATGGTTAGCGGGACTTGAGCGTGATGAACGTGAACGCACGGGCATTAAATCATTGAAGATTGGGTACAATCGCATATTTGGCTATTATATTGAGATTACAAAATCAAATATTCATCTTGCTGATTTAACAAGATATGAACGAAAGCAGACTCTTGCCAATGCGGAGAGATATATTACTCCTGAGCTAAAAGAAAAAGAAGAATTGATATTAAATGCAGAAGCTGAAGGACAAGATCTTGAATACACTCTTTTCTGCAATGTTCGCGATGAATTGAAAAGTCATATTCGAAGAGTGCAGCAATTAGCAACTGTATTATCTGAGTTAGATGTCCTTCTATCTTTTGCAACAGTCTCGGAAAAATATCGATATACAAGACCGCAATTCCATAATGGACGAGCGATGGAAATTAAAAACGGTCGTCATCCCGTTGTTGAGAAAATGATGGATCAGTCGCTATATGTACCGAATAGTTGTGTGTTGGCAGAAGACGCCAATATGTTGTTAATCACCGGTCCAAATATGTCAGGAAAAAGTACATTCATGCGACAAGTTGCTTTGACAGTAATTATGGCACAAATCGGCTGTTATGTTCCTTGCGAGTTCGCTAAACTGCCTGTTACTGATCAGATATTCACAAGAATAGGAGCAGCTGACGACCTTGCATCAGGGCAAAGCACATTCATGATGGAAATGATGGAATCCAGATATGCCATTGCAAATGCCACTGAAAAAAGCCTTCTTCTATTCGATGAAATCGGTCGTGGAACATCGACGTACGATGGAATGTCACTTGCTCAAGCAATGATGGAGTTCATCCATGATGAAATTGGAGCGAATACACTTTTCTCTACCCATTATCATGAGCTGACAAAACTTGATGAGAATTTAAGTCGTTTAGTGAATGTCCATGTAGCGGCTATGGAACGGGAAGGTCGCGTCGTCTTTCTCCATAAAGTAATGGCTGGTGCAGCGGATAAAAGCTATGGAATTCACGTAGCTCAACTTGCTGGACTTCCGGATTCTATCGTGATTCGGGCGAAGGAGCTATTGGACAACTTTGAGAGCGAACAGACAAAGCTCACTAATGAAACAAGCGCCACTCAACTATCATTCTTTGACTTACCAGATGAAACCGAACCGATTTCAGAAAACGACAAATCAGTACTTGAAGCATTGGAGCATACAGATTTACTTAACCTAACCCCAATGCAAGCAATGCACCTAATAATGGACTGGCAAAAAGAACTAAAAAAGATTTAA
- the mutL gene encoding DNA mismatch repair endonuclease MutL: protein MDIISVMDDSLSNKIAAGEVVERPASIVKELVENSIDADSTSIEIALEEAGLTSIRVTDNGKGMSRHDAILAFERHATSKISNEHDLFRIKTLGFRGEALASIASVSRISLWTSDGETEGTKVQIDGGVVLDQSEAAFRKGTDMTISQLFYNTPARLKYMKTIQTELGHTIDLVNRLALSHPDIAFKLSHHSQLILQTSGSGDQRRVLNDIYGMAVARKMVPFSGENADFKVNGFITLPEMTRASKNYMTLIVNGRWVRSYAVTQAILDGMHTYLPIGRYPIAVVNVESDPFLTDVNVHPSKQHIRISKEGELLTLINSAVRDAVKRTIIVPNAVKKEPVTKIQSEQTTIWSDIAPARKEKEQIVEQKRPVFVEENALAQTVYVPPTPTEINRTVQPEKIMEEPEEELVSATIEEPEKRFPSLVPVGQVHGTYIIAQNEDGFYMIDQHAAQERIKYEFFRDKLSKVEVDERQMLLMPLIFHYSGNEKVKLEENMAALHEVGVFLEEFGPSSYTVKEYPAWFPAGEVTSLIEELIEQVLTTRKTDIGRLREETAIMMSCKKSIKANHHLSFNDMEKLLSDLSHAENPYTCPHGRPVLVHFSTYEIEKMFKRVM from the coding sequence ATGGACATCATTTCAGTAATGGACGATTCATTATCAAACAAAATTGCAGCAGGTGAAGTCGTAGAAAGACCCGCCTCAATCGTCAAAGAACTCGTCGAAAACTCAATCGATGCAGACAGTACATCAATTGAAATTGCATTGGAAGAAGCGGGTCTCACGTCCATACGTGTAACGGATAATGGGAAAGGGATGTCCCGCCATGATGCCATCCTTGCATTTGAACGTCACGCAACAAGCAAAATCTCAAATGAACATGATTTATTCAGAATCAAAACCCTCGGTTTCAGAGGAGAAGCATTGGCAAGTATCGCTTCTGTTTCAAGAATCAGTCTATGGACATCTGACGGCGAAACGGAAGGAACTAAAGTACAAATCGATGGTGGAGTTGTTTTAGACCAATCGGAAGCTGCCTTCAGAAAAGGAACAGACATGACGATTTCACAGCTTTTCTACAATACACCAGCAAGATTGAAGTATATGAAAACGATACAGACTGAACTTGGTCATACAATCGACCTCGTCAATCGTCTGGCTCTAAGTCATCCGGATATTGCTTTTAAATTATCGCATCATAGTCAGTTGATCCTTCAAACTTCCGGTAGTGGAGACCAAAGAAGGGTGTTAAATGATATATATGGGATGGCGGTAGCGCGAAAAATGGTACCTTTTAGTGGAGAGAACGCCGATTTCAAAGTGAACGGATTTATCACATTGCCCGAGATGACACGGGCCTCCAAAAATTATATGACTCTTATCGTGAACGGTAGATGGGTGAGAAGCTATGCTGTGACCCAGGCAATTCTTGACGGGATGCACACATACTTGCCGATTGGAAGGTATCCGATTGCGGTCGTAAATGTAGAAAGCGATCCGTTTCTTACCGATGTGAATGTTCACCCATCCAAGCAGCATATCCGTATAAGCAAAGAGGGCGAATTACTAACGCTCATTAACTCAGCTGTCCGTGATGCAGTCAAGCGAACTATAATCGTTCCGAATGCGGTTAAAAAAGAACCCGTCACAAAGATTCAATCAGAACAAACAACGATTTGGAGCGATATAGCACCTGCCAGAAAAGAGAAAGAACAAATAGTTGAACAAAAAAGGCCAGTATTTGTTGAAGAAAATGCTTTAGCTCAAACCGTTTATGTTCCACCCACTCCAACTGAAATAAATAGAACTGTACAACCGGAAAAAATAATGGAAGAGCCTGAAGAAGAGCTTGTCAGTGCAACAATAGAAGAGCCTGAAAAGAGATTCCCTTCACTAGTTCCTGTCGGTCAAGTGCACGGGACTTATATAATCGCGCAAAATGAAGATGGTTTTTACATGATTGATCAGCATGCCGCTCAGGAACGTATTAAATATGAATTCTTTAGAGATAAATTGAGTAAAGTTGAAGTAGATGAAAGGCAAATGCTCTTAATGCCTCTCATATTCCATTATTCAGGCAATGAAAAAGTGAAACTTGAAGAAAATATGGCGGCATTGCATGAAGTCGGTGTTTTCCTTGAAGAATTTGGCCCGTCTTCTTATACAGTGAAAGAATATCCGGCATGGTTTCCAGCAGGAGAAGTGACATCCCTTATCGAAGAATTGATTGAACAAGTTTTAACGACAAGGAAAACAGATATTGGAAGACTTCGCGAAGAAACGGCCATTATGATGAGTTGTAAGAAATCGATAAAAGCAAACCATCATCTCTCGTTTAATGATATGGAGAAATTGCTATCAGACTTGTCACACGCCGAAAACCCATATACATGTCCGCATGGAAGGCCGGTACTTGTACACTTTTCAACATATGAGATAGAGAAAATGTTTAAAAGAGTAATGTAA